CGAGCTGGTGCGCAACCTCGTCGTCGCCGAGATCAACGGCGCGAAGGCGTGGGCGCAGCGCACCGCCAAAGACGCCGGGATCGGCGCCGGCTGGTTCGTCGGCGCACTGATCGTGCTGTTCTGGGCCGTTCCGGTGTTCTTCGCCTTCGTCATCGCGGGACTGTCTTCGTGGTGGCCCGTGTGGCTGTCGGCCCTCGTGGTCTTCGGCGTGATGGTCGTGGTCACCGCGATCCTGGCGCTCTTCGGCTACCTCCGCTTCAAGAAGTTGTCGAGCCGAGAGAACCCGGGCAAGGCCATCGCCGAAGACGTCCGCATCGTCAAGGAGGCCCGCGATGAGTATTGATCGTCCCGTCCCCGTGCCCCGCACCGCCGTGCCGCTGGGCATCAGCGACCCGGTGGAGTCGGCCCGCGCCGAGCTCAAGGCGGCGCTGGCGGCCATCGAGGTCAAGGCCAACGTTCCGCGTCGCGCGAGTGACGCCGTCGACCGCACCGTCGCCGAGGTGCGCGCCAAGGCGCGGCGCAACCCCCAGGCGGCCGCGGCCGCGGTCGCGGGTGTCGCCGCAGCGGTCGGCTTCGCCGTGTGGGGGATCGTCCGCGCCTACACGCGCTGAGACGCGAAGAAGCGGCCCGTTCCCCGATGGGGCGGGCCGCTTCGCCGTTCGCAGCGGGGGAGGAGGCTGAGCTCGTCGAAGTCTCCGGGCGTGAGGTGGGCCCCGGTCCCTTCGACGGGCTCGGGGACCTCCGCCACGGAGGCGGCGACACCCCGCTCACGGCTCGTCGGCGAACAGGCCCTCCAGCAGGTCTTCGAAGTACTCCGGGGTCACTGCGATCGGACCGGCGTACGCGTGGTCGAACCCGGCGATCGCGTACAGCAGCAGCGCGACGAACAACGCGAGCATGCCCGACATCAGCAGGTGCACGCGCAGGTTCCGCACCTCGATGAGGCCGATGAGGATGGCGTTCAGCACCGCCCCGACCGCGAGCACGATCCACAGCACGCTGGGCAGCGCCAGGTGCGTGAGGGCGATCCGCTCGCGACGGTTCTCGACGAGCATGTGGAACTGGTCGAGCGACTGCTGCACGTAGAGGATCTCGGCCGGTGACGACGGCTGCACGGCGGCGATCGACTGCTGCATGGCCGTGATGTTGGCATCCGTCTCGGCGGGGATCTCGAGTCTGCGCTGCATCGGCCAGTCCAGGTCGATGACGTCACGCGTGTACTGGTTGATCTGCTGCTGCACCTGGCTGGACTCGGGTTCGGGCAGCAGCGCCGCCGTGCGGTACAGCGCGGCGAGCGTCGACGACTCCTCGAGCACCACGCCGTCGACCTCGGTGAAGTTGCCGTAGGCGGCGGCCGCGATGAGGGCGAGGGTCACGCCGTAGAAGACGCCGTAGGCGCCGACCGCGTAGCTGAGCACGCGGTCCCACTCCTCACCCTGCGGTGCGACCGCGGAGACCCACCTGCGCAGGATCAACAGGATGCCGCACGAGCCGCCGACCACGACCACGATGAAGATCGGCAGACCGACGGACATCGGCAGGTCGTAGAGCCACATCGCGCACCCCTTCGCGCGGCATCCCCCGACGCCGTCGTCGCACAGTACCAACGCGGACCGACGCGCCGCACCTGTCGGTCGTTCACCGGTGAGTCAACCGGTTTGGCCCGTCGCTGCAGCGAGACGAGACTAGGAGTCATGTCCCACGACAGCGACTCGTCCGTGTACACCCTGTGGGCGGTCTTCCGCCGCGATCCCGAGAACCCGGTCACCGCCTCCGAAGCGACCGAACTCGCCGACCTGGTCTCACTCATCGAGGCCGACGGCGTCACGGTCCGTGGTTTCTACGACGTCAGCGGCCTGCGCGCCGACGCCGACCTGATGGTCTGGCTGTACGGCGAAGACCCCCAGGCCCTGCAGCGCGACCTGCGGCGCCTGCGCCGCACCGACCTGCTCAAGAACCTGCTGCCCACCTGGAACGCGATGGGCGTGCACCGCGACGCGGAGTTCAACCGCTCGCACGTGCCCGGCTTCCTCCGTGGTATCGAGGCGCAGCAGTGGCTGTGCCTGTACCCCTTCATCCGCAGCTACGAGTGGTACCTGCTGCCCGAGGCGGAGCGGCGCGAGATGCTCATCGAGCACGGCAAGAAAGGCTCCGCCTACAAGGGCGTCATCGCCAACACGGTGGCATCCTTCGCCCTCGGCGACTACGAGTGGCTTCTGCCCATGGAGGCCGACGTGCTCACCGACCTCGTCGACATGATGCGCGACCTGCGATACACCGAGGCCCGCCGTCACGTGCGCGAGGAGGTGCCGTTCTACACCGGGCGTCTGGTCACGCTCGACGAGATCCCCGAGATCCTCCAGTGAGTGCGCCCCTGCGCCTCGGCACGCGGCGCAGCGCCTTGGCCATGACCCAGTCGCAGATGGTCGCCGACGCGGTCTCTGCGGCATCCGGTCGCGCCGTCGAACTCGTGCCGATCGTGTCGGAGGGCGACGTCAACCGCGCCTCGCTGTCGCAGCTCGGCGGGCGCGGTGTGTTCGCCAACGGTCTGCGCGAGGCGCTCGCCGCCGATCGGTGCGATTTCCTCGTGCACTCGCTGAAAGACCTGCCGACTCTCCAGCCCGAGGGACTCGTCATCGCGGCGACGCCGGCTCGAGAAGACGCACGCGATGTCGTCGTGACGCGCGACGGCACCCCGCTCGGGGCGCTCCCGCCGGGCTCGCGCGTGGGCACCGGTTCGCCCCGCCGAATCGCCCAGGCGCTGCGGCACAGTCCGCGCGTCGACATCCACGACATCCGCGGCAACGTCGACTCGCGTCTCGCGCGCGTGCGCGACGGAGAGCTGGATGCCGTGATCCTCGCCGCCGCGGGCATCTCGCGCCTCGGCGGTGATCTCGGCGGGCTGCACGCCGAGGAGCTGGGACTCGCGGAGTGGCCGACCGCTCCCGGGCAGGGCTCGCTCGCCGTGGAGACCCGCGCCGACATCGACCCCGAGATCCTGGCTGCCCTTGCCCAGCTCGACGACGAGGACACCCGCGTCGCCGTCACGGCAGAGCGCACGGTGCTGTCGGCCCTGGATGCCGGGTGCAGCGCGCCCGTCGGAACGCACGCCGCCATCGCCGACGGCGACCTGCGGGTGCGTGCCATCGTCTACGCGCTCGACGGATCACGTCGGATCGGTATTGATCGAACGGTGCGTCTCACACCGGGGTATGGTGGGGAAACGGGCAGTGGCAATGGAGCGGATGCTGCCGACGACGGGGGATCCATGACGCGTGCAACGCGCCTGGGCCGAGAAGCCGCGCGTCGGTTGCTCGAACGCGGGGCGGCCGATCTGGTACCACGAGAGTCGACCACATGAATGAAGGCCACCGGCACACGCCGAATCCCACGACGGGCAGCGTTCCCAAGCCTCTTTCCGGACGGCGCGTGCTCGTGCCGCGCGGCGGTCCCTGGGGTGATGGCGTCGCCGCGCGCCTCCGACAGCTCGGGGCTGCTCCTGTCATCGCCCCACTGATCAACTTCGCGCCCACGAACGACCAGGCGACGCTGGACGAAGCCCTCGCCGACCTCGCCGCGGGTGCCTTCGATTGGCTCACGCTCACCAGCGCGACGACGGTCGACGTGCTGTACGCCTACAAGGCGGTGATCCCCGCGAAGACGCGGGTCGCCGTGGTGGGCGAGACCACGGCCGCGGCCATGCAGGCCGTCGGCTATCGTGTCGACCTCGTGCCCGAGCGCGACAACTCCGCGCAGGGCATGGCCGAGCAGATGATCGACCTCGAATCCTCGCCCCGCACGGTGCTCACCCTGCGCAGCGAGATCGCCAAGCCGGTGCTGACGCGTCTTCTCATCGAGGCCGGCCACGACGTGCGCAGCGTCGTGGCGTACCGCACCGTCGGGGTGCCGGTGTCCGAGAAGGTCGCGGGCGACGTGCACTCGGGCCGCATCAACGCCATCCTCGTCACCAGCGGCTCGGTCGCCGAGCAGGTGGTCGAGCAGTTCCCCGAGATCCCGGCATCCACCGTCATCGCGGCGATCGGCCCCCGCACCGCGAAGGATGCCAAGCGCGCCGGGCTCAGCGTCGACGTCGTCGCCGAGCGGCAGACCGTCGACGCCCTCATCGAGGCGGTCGCCCGCTTCCCCGTCCCCACCGAATCGACCCCATGAGCTTCCCCGAGCACCGCCCGCGGCGTCTGCGCCGCACGCCCGCCGTCCGCCGTCTCGCTCGCGAGACGCACCTCGTGCCGTCGCAGCTCGTGCTGCCGATGTTCGTGCGCGAGGGCATCACCGAGCCGAGCCCGATCGGCTCGATGCCCGGCATCGTGCAGCACTCGCTCGACTCGCTCCGCCGTGCCGTCGCCGAAGCGGCCGAGGAACGGATCGGCGGCGTCATGCTCTTCGGCGTGCCCGAGACGCGCGACGCGGTCGGTTCGGGCGCCGATGACCCGCACGGCATCCTGAACGTCGCGACCGAGGCCGTCGTGGCCGAGGTGGGCGACGCGCTCGTCGTGCAGACCGATCTGTGCCTGGACGAGTTCACCGATCACGGGCACTGCGGGGTCCTTCGACAAGCTCAGGAACCTGCTGCACAAGCGGTCGTCGACAACGACGCGACCCTGGAGCGCTACACCGCGATGGGTCTCGCCCAGGCGCGAGCGGGCTCCGCGATGCTCGGGCTGTCGGGAATGATGGACGGCCAGGTGGGCGCGGTGCGCGAGGCCCTGGATGCCGAGGGCTTCACCGACACCCTGATCCTCGCCTACTCGGCCAAGTACGCCGGTGCCTTCTACGGGCCGTTCCGCGAGGCCGTCGACTCGCAGCTGAAGGGCGACCGCCGCTCGTACCAGCTCGACCCCGGCAACGGCCGCGAGGGCGTGCGCGAGGCGCTGCTCGATGTCGAAGAGGGCGCCGACATCGTCATGGTCAAGCCCGCGCTGCCCTACCTCGACGTGCTCGCCGACGTTCGCGCGTCCGTGGACGTGCCGGTGTGGGCGTACCAGGTGTCGGGGGAGTACGCGATGGTCGAGGCCGCTGCGGCGCACGGCTGGATCGACCGCCGCGGCGCGATCATGGAGAGCCTGCTCGGCATCCGTCGCGCGGGCGCTGATGCGATCCTGACCTACTGGGCGCTCGAGGCCGCCCGCTGGCTGCGCGCCGAGCTGTAGCCGCTCACGGCGCGAGCCCCCGGGGCCTCGGGCCCCGGGTCCCGCCCCCGGCCCTCGCCCCGGCCCCGGGCCCTCGGCCGCCGCCCTCCGCCGGTGAGGGGTCGATTTTTGTCGCCCAGACGGGCCGTAAGCGACAGTTCCTGACCCCTCACGCGGGGGCACCCGGAAGAATGGATGCCATGACCGACCTCAACGACCAGTGGTTCGCCCGCGCCAAAGACGTCATCCCGGGCGGGGTGAACTCGCCCGTGCGGGCCTACGGCTCGGTCGGCGGCACGCCGCGATTCGTGCAGTCGGCCTCGGGGCCGCGGATCACGGATGCCGCAGGTCGCGAGTACGTCGACCTCGTCGCCTCGTGGGGTCCCGCGCTCCTCGGCCACGCGCACCCCGAGGTGGTCGGCGCGGTGCAGGCCGCGGCATCCCGGGGTCTGTCGTTCGGTGCTCCCACGGGGGCCGAGGTGGAGCTGGCGGACCTCATCGCCCAGCGCGTGCAGGTCGGCGACCTGAAGCCCATCGAGAAGGTACGGCTGGTGTCCACCGGCACCGAGGCGACGATGACGGCGATCCGCCTCGCGCGTGGCGTGACGGGCCGCGATCTGCTCATCAAGTTCGCCGGCCACTACCACGGCCACTCCGACGGGCTGCTGGCCGCCGCCGGGTCGGGAGTCGCGACCCTGGCGCTGCCCGGCTCGGCCGGCGTTCCTGCGCCGATCGCCGCGCAGACACTCGTGCTGCCCTACAACGACCTCGACGCGGTGCGCGAGGCGTTCGAGGTGCACGGACAGAACATCGCCGCGATCATCGTCGAGGCGGCATCCGCCAACATGGGCGTCGTGCCGCCGCTGCCCGGCTTCAACGCGGCCCTCGCCGACATCGCCCACGAACACGGCGCGCTGCTCATCATGGACGAGGTGCTCACCGGCTTCCGCGTGCACCCGGCCGGCTTCTGGGGCCTGCAGGCCTCGCAGGGCGAGACGTACCTGCCCGATATCCTCACCTTCGGCAAGGTCGTCGGCGGAGGGATGCCGCTGGCCGCCCTCGCGGGTCGCGCCGAGGTCATGGATCATCTGGCCCCCCTCGGCCCGGTCTATCAGGCCGGCACACTGTCGGGAAACCCGCTGTCGGTCGCCGCGGGCTTGGCGACGCTTCGCCTCGCGACGCCCGAGGTGTACGCATCCGTCGATACCGCGGCCGCGCGGGTCGCCGACGCGCTCGGTGCCGCGCTGACGGCGGAGGGCGTGGTGCACGTGGTGCCGCGCGCGGGGTCGCTGTTCGGCGTCGCGTTCCTGCCCGAGGTGCCGTTGGACTACGCCACCGCGCTCACGCAGCAGTCGTACCGCTACGCCGCGTTCTTCCACTCGATGCTGGATGCCGGCGTCTCGCTGCCCCCGAGCGTGTTCGAGGCGTGGTTCCTCACCGCCGCGCACGACGAGACGGCGCTCGCTCAGGTGCTCGACGCGCTGCCGGCGGCGGCGAAGGCCGCGGCGGAGGCATTGGACCCGACGCTGCTGGCACAGTAGGGGGCGCGCCGGCGCTCGCGTGCGCGGGCCGGGGGCCGGTGGCGTACGTAACTCCTGTGGATGTGCGGGGAGGTCAGCCGCTACTCGCGAAGTTCCGGAGTCGGGGTCGGGGGTTGCGCCCGGATTTCCGGAGTTGTGCACGGCGTCGGCCAGCCGCCGCGTGCAACGGCCGGCCGCCGCCTGCATCGGCCGGCCGCCGCCTGCGTCGGAGGCGCACAGGCGCCGGTCGAGCGCAGCGGAGTGGACGCTGGTGGTCGGACGGGTCGGGGGCCTGTGGCGTGCGCAACTCCTGCAGATGTGCGGGGAGGTCAGCCCGTGCTCGCGGAGTTCCAGAGTCGGGGTCGGGGGTTGTGCCCGGATTTCCGGAGTTGTGCACGGCGTCGGCCGGCCGCCGCCTCCGTCCGAGCCGCATTCTCTGGGTCCGGTCCGGCGGTGGAAGACTTGAGGGATGGAACCCTCCGCCCCTCGTGTCGTCGTTCTCGCCGGTGGAGTCGGGGGGTCGAAGTTCACGCTCGGCGTGCGCGCCGCCCTGAGCGGCCTCGGCGCGCCCGAAGCGACAGTGGTCGTCAATACCGGTGACGACCTGTGGCTCTCAGGCGTGCGGTTGCAGCCCGACGTCGACTCGATCACCTACGCCCTCGCCGGCGTCAACGACACCGTGCGCGGCTGGGGCCGCGCGGGCGACACCGAGCGCGTCAACGTGGAGCTGCAGGCGTGGGGCGCGGGCTGGCCCTGGTTCACGCTGGGCGATCTCGACCTCGGCACCCACCTCGCCCGCACCGGCTGGTTGAGGGAGGGTCTCACCCCGACCCAGGTGCTCGCACGCATGGCGGAGCGGTGGCCGCTCGGCATCCGGCTCCTGCCCATGACCGACAGCGAGGTCGACACGCACGTGCTGCTCGAGGACGGGCGACGCCTGCACTTCCAGGAGTGGTGGACGCGGCACCGCGCCCAGCTCGCGCCGCGGGCGTTCGAGAATCCCGGCATCGCGGATGCCGTGCCCGCCCCCGGAGTGACGGAGGCCATCGCGCAGGCCGATGTCGTGCTGCTGGCCCCGTCGAACCCCGTCGTCTCGATCGGGCCGATTCTCGCGGTGCCGGGCGTGCGCGAGGCACTTCGACAGACCCCGGCCCGAGTGGTCGGCGTCTCGCCGATCATCGGCGGACGGGTCGTGCGCGGCATGGCCGATGTGTGCCTGGCGGCGATCGGCGTGGAGACCTCGGCCGCCGCGGTCGCGCGACACTACGGCGCGCGGTCCTCGGGTGGGGTGCTCGATGCGTGGCTGCTCGCCGAGGAAGACGCGGATGCCGCCAGTGCGGTCGAGGCGGAGGGTATCCGCGCGGTCGTCGCGCCGCTGTGGATGCGCGGCGAGGAGACGTCGGCCGCGATCGCGGAGGCGGCGCTGGGCGCCTGACCCGATCGCCGCGCACGTGGCGCGTGCTCGGGGTCCGGCGCGCCGGGTCGGGTGCGCGGCGCGCGGGTTTTTCGCGGATCGTCGTGTTGGTCGCAGATGTGCGGCGGATGGCTGCGTGGATCGTGCGTTTCTGCGGGGGTGACGCAAGGTCGGCGCGGCGCGGGTTGACGGCGGCGCGGCGTGCGGCGCGTGCGCGGGCGCGGCGCGCCGGGTCGGGGAACGGCGTGCGGGTTCCTCGCACTTCGTCGTGTTGGTCGCAGATGTGCGGCGGATGGCTGCGTGGATCGTGCGTTTCTGCGGGGGTGACGCAAGGTCGGCGGGGCGCGGGTTGACGGCGGCGCGGCGTGCGGCGCGTGCGCGGGCGCGGCGCGCCGGGTCGGGTGCGCGGGTTTCTCGCGGATCGTCGTGTTGGTCGCAGATGCGTGGTGGATGTCTGCGTGGATCGTGCGCTCGTGCGCGGAACGCGCGGTCGAGAGGACCGGCTCAGGCCGCCGCGGCCCCCAGCACCGCCGCGGTCCGTGGACCGACGCCGAGCGACACGGCCTGGGCCAGCTGCTCCGCGGTGTCGACGTCGCGGCGCAGTGTCGAGTCGCGTTCGACGGCGAGGTCGGTGCATCCCAGCAGGCGGTGGCGGGACGCCGAGTCGACGCCGAAGGCCGACACCCACACCGCTCCGGCGCGGGCGGTGACGAGGGTGGAGCCGGTGGCCTCGGCATCCGGAACCAGACCCCGCTCGACGGATGCCGCGAGCTCCAGGGCGTGGTCGAGATCGGCCGGGCGCAGGGCGGGCAGGTCGCCGAGGAGGGCGGCGCGGGCGACGCCCTGGCCGGCGGCGGCGGCGCCGAGCGCGATGGCGGCGTCGAGTCCGCGGGTGTCGCCCTCGGGAACGATCTCGACGGTGCGAGCGCGGCGGAGTTCGGCGCGGACGCCGGGGTCGTCGGTCACGACGACGACGCGGGCGACGCGCGTCGCGGCGACGGCCGCGGCGATCGTGTCGAGGGCGATGGCGCGGGCGAGCGCCTCGCGGTCTGTGCCGACGTCGGTCAGGCGCGACTTACCCACCGCGGCGGGTTTGACCGGCACGATGATGGTCCATCCGGGGGCGCTGGGGGTGCTCATCGGATCCATTGTGTGTCGCACTCGACGGATTTGCGGATGGGGGTAGCGGTGCGGCGGCGAAAGGTGCTGCGTGGCGCGCGAGATGACGGTCGTTTCGCGAGATGACCCGCGATGCGGCGGGAACGCAGGTCATCTCGGTGATCGGGTGTGATCTCGGCGGCACCCGGCGCGCCGGGGCGGGGACGCCGGAGCGCGGACGGCGGCGAGCGGGGGGCGCGCGCCGCGCGGGCGCCGCGCCAGCGCCGCCGGCCGCCGCGCCAGCGCCGCCGCCCGCGCCGCGCCAGCGCCGCCCGCCGCGCCAGCGCCGCCGCCCGCGCCGCGCCAGCGCCGCCCGCCCCCGCGACGCGCCCGCGCCGCCGCCCCCGCGCCGCGCCTCAGGCGAAGCGCTTGCGCAAGCGCGGCAGGATCTCGTCGCCGTAGGTGCGCAGGAACTGCTCCTGGTCGTGTCCTGGGTCGTGGAACACGAGGTGGCGGAAGCCGAGATCGACGTACTTCGCGATGCGCTCGACGTGCTCGTCGGGGTCGGTCGAGACGATGAACCGGGATGCCGCGCGCTCGATCGGCAGCTCGTTCGCGAGTCGTTGCATCTCGAGGGGGTCGTGCACGCTCATCTTCTCTTCGGCGGTGAGGGCGAGCGGCGCCCAGAACCGCGTCTTCTCCAGCGCGGTGTCGTGGTCGGGGTGGTACGAGACCTTGACCTCCATGAGCGTGTCGACGTCGTCGCGGGTGCGACCGGCCTTCGACAGGCCGTCGTCGAGGGCGGGGAGGAGCTTGTCGGTGTAGAGCTCCGGGTCCTTGCCGCTCGTGGTGATGTAGCCCTCGGCGATGCGTCCGGCGAGGCGCGTGGCCGCGGGGCCGGAGGCGCCGATGTAGATCGGCACCTTCTGCTCGGGGCGGTCGTAGATGGTGGCATCCTTCACCGAGTAGTACGTGCCCTCGTAGGTGACCCGCTCGCCGGCCCACAGCTCGTTGATGATCGTGATCGCCTCTTTCAGGCGCTGGAACCGCTCGGGGGGCTCGGGCCACTCCAGGCCCAGGGTCACCTCGTTGAGGGCCTCGCCCGTGCCGACGCCCAGCACCACACGGCCGGGGTACATCACGCCGAGCGTCGCGAACACCTGGGCGATGACGCCGGGGTGGTAGCGGAAGGTGGGGGTGAGCACGCTCGTGCCGATGATCACGCTCTCGGTGCGCGCGCCGAGGGCGCCGAGCCACGGAAGGGCGTTGGGGGAGTGGCCGCCGTCGTGCATCCACGGCTGGAGGTGGTCGGAGAGGAAGACGGAGTCGAACCCGACCTCCTCGGCGAGCACGCCGAAGTCGAGCAGCTCGTTGGGGCCGAACTGCTCGCTCGACGCCTTGTATCCGAAACGCAGGGGAACGGTCATCTTTCTCCTCCAACTTCGCATCCGCGCACGGGGGTGTGCGCGGGCTCGAACTCCGAACCGTCGGTGCCCACGAGGCGCTCGTGGAACGCCCGGACGGTTCCCGGCCACAGCAGGGTCAGACGCCCCGAACGGTCGTCGACGTACCAGTTGCGGCATCCGCCGGTCAGCCAGGGGGTGGATGCCGCGGCGGCGGCGATCTCGTCGGTGTAGGCCCGTTCGGCCTCGGCGCGGACGCGGAGCACCGAATCGGGACGGCGGTCGCGTTCGGCGAGGGCACCGACGACGTACGCCGCCTGCTCTTCGGCCATCAGGACGGCCGAGTTGTGGCCGAGGCTGGCGTTCGGGCCGTTGAGGACGAACAGGTTCGGGAAGCCCGCGACGACCGTGGAGCCGAACGACGTCATGCCCTCGGACCAGTGCGCGGCGAGCGTCCCGTCCTCGCCGCGCACGAGGTCGGCATAGGGCTGCTGCGTCGAGGCGAAGCCGGTCGCCAGCACGAGCACGTCGGCGGCGTACCGCGCGCCGCTCGCCGCGGTGAGCGTGGAGCCGTCGACGGCGGACAGCGCCGTCGGCTCGAGGGCCACGGCATCCGATCCCACTGCGGGGTAGAACGCGTCGGAGAGCAGCACGCGCTTGCACCCGAAGGCGTAGTCGGGGGTGAGGGCCGCGCGTAGCGCGGGGTCGGCGACCTGTGCGTGCAGGTGGGCGAGGGCCACGGCGCGGGCGGCGTCGGATGCCGTGGGGTCGCCCGAGCGCGAGGCGAAGCGCAACTCGCCCTCGGCGTAGAGATCGGCGCGTAGGCGGGCGAGGGCGCCGGGGTGCGCGGCGAGGTGGTCGCGGGCGGCCGGGTCGATGTCTCCGCCGCCGCGTGGGACGATCCACGCGGGAGTGCGCTGGAACAGCGTCACGTGTCCCGCGCGCGGGGCGAGTTCGGGCACGAGCTGCACCGCGCTCGCTCCGGTGCCCACGACGGCGACGCGCTTCCCCGTCAGGTCGACATCGTGATCCCAGCGCGCGGTGTGGAAGATGGGGCCGTCGAACGACTCCAGGCCCGGGATGCCGGGAACGTGCGGCTCGGTGAGGCGTCCGCACGCCAGCACCAGCGAGCGGGCGGCGAGGGGCTCGGCGTCCGTGTCGATCCGCCAGATTGCGCCGGTGGCATCCCATTCCGCCCCCAGGAGGGGAGTGCGGAGCCGCAGGCGATCGCCGAGCCCTTCGCGCGCGGCGACGTCTCGGAGGTAGGCCTGGATCTCGCGGCCCGAGGCGAACGTGCGAGACCAGTGCGGATTGGGGTGCGCGGCGAGGCTGTAGAGGTGGGCGGGCACATCGCACGCGACGCCGGGGTAGGTGTTGTCGCGCCAGGTTCCGCCCACGTCGTCGGCACGTTCGAGCACGACGATGTCGTCGCGGCCCGCGCGGCGGAGAGCCCCGGCCATGGCGAGACCGGCGAAACCGGCACCGACGATGACGACGTCGATGACCCTCACGCGCGCGTCCCGGCGGCGGGGGCGTGTGCGCTGTCGTTCGGCAGGGCGGAGGGCGTGGGCGGCACCGCCACCCGATAGTCGGTGGTGCGCAGGCGGAAGGGTCGCATGAGGCTGCGCGCGATCCGCTCGGCTGCGGGGACGGGCAGTTCGAGACCGTGCTCGATGCCGGTGTCGGGGAGGACGCGCCCGTCATAGAGGGTGCCGCCGAGATCGTCGCCGCCCGACCGCAGGAGCACCGCGGCGGTCTCGCGGCCGACGCGCGTCCACGGGATCTGCACGTGCGGGATGCTGCCCGACAGCAGCAGCCGCGACACCGCGACCATCGCACGGTGCTCGTCGATGGGCGGCCGGCCCTCGACGAGCGGCACGTCGCCCCCGGGGAGGGGGATGGGAACGAACTCGGCGAACCCGTGGGTTCGGTCTTGGATGTCGCGGAGGCGGCGGAGGTGCGCGATGCGCTCCCCGGCGGTCTCGACGTGGCCGTAAAACAGGACCGAGGTCGAGCGGAAGCCGCTGAGGTGAGCGGCGGTGATCGTCTCGACCCAGTCGTCGATCTCGAGGTCGCCCGGCGCGACGAGCGCGCGCACCCGCTCGCTGAGGACCTTCACCCCGGTGCCCGGCACGGTGTCGACGCCCGCTGCGCGCATCGCCGCGAGGGCGCCGCCGAGGCCGAGGCCGCTGCGTTCGGCGAGATCTCGCACATCGAGCGGACGGTACGCGTGCACGTGGATGCCGGGCGCCCCGCGCTTCACCGCCCGCACGAGGTCGAGATAGCCCGCGGGGTCTTCATCGCTTCGGAGCGCGCCCTGGATGCAGATCTCGGTGGCGCCGAGGTCGGCGGCATCGGCGGCGATCGCCGTGGCGTCGTCGAGGTCGAACTCGCCTGGGCTCGTGCGTCCGGTGCGTCGCAGCCCCGTCGAGGTGAGGTTGCGGTTCTGCACGAGCGTGATCGGCTCACCGACGGTGTAGCGGCGCGCGTCGTCGGCGACGGCGGTGAGGTCGTCGAGTTCGGCGCTCGTCGCGCGCAGCAGTCGCGTCCAGTCGGCGTCGTCGAGTTCGAGGGGGTCGGATGCCGCGCGCTCGGCCAGCCGGCGCACGCCGGGGTCGGCGCCGGTCGCGCCGGCGGCCGGAGTCGGCGCGCTCGCGGGGGTCGCGGCGCCCGCAGGGGTCGCGGCGGCGGGGCGAGCGGAGGATGCGGGGCGAGCGGAGGACGGCGGCTCGGCGAAGTCGCCTCCCTTCGTCCCTCGTCCTCCCTCCGTCACGCCGGCGGGCGTCACGCTGGCGGGCGTCACGC
The DNA window shown above is from Microbacterium proteolyticum and carries:
- a CDS encoding phage holin family protein encodes the protein MTTPRGFRDRSDDSIFELIGDIPELVRNLVVAEINGAKAWAQRTAKDAGIGAGWFVGALIVLFWAVPVFFAFVIAGLSSWWPVWLSALVVFGVMVVVTAILALFGYLRFKKLSSRENPGKAIAEDVRIVKEARDEY
- the hemQ gene encoding hydrogen peroxide-dependent heme synthase — protein: MSHDSDSSVYTLWAVFRRDPENPVTASEATELADLVSLIEADGVTVRGFYDVSGLRADADLMVWLYGEDPQALQRDLRRLRRTDLLKNLLPTWNAMGVHRDAEFNRSHVPGFLRGIEAQQWLCLYPFIRSYEWYLLPEAERREMLIEHGKKGSAYKGVIANTVASFALGDYEWLLPMEADVLTDLVDMMRDLRYTEARRHVREEVPFYTGRLVTLDEIPEILQ
- the hemL gene encoding glutamate-1-semialdehyde 2,1-aminomutase, which translates into the protein MTDLNDQWFARAKDVIPGGVNSPVRAYGSVGGTPRFVQSASGPRITDAAGREYVDLVASWGPALLGHAHPEVVGAVQAAASRGLSFGAPTGAEVELADLIAQRVQVGDLKPIEKVRLVSTGTEATMTAIRLARGVTGRDLLIKFAGHYHGHSDGLLAAAGSGVATLALPGSAGVPAPIAAQTLVLPYNDLDAVREAFEVHGQNIAAIIVEAASANMGVVPPLPGFNAALADIAHEHGALLIMDEVLTGFRVHPAGFWGLQASQGETYLPDILTFGKVVGGGMPLAALAGRAEVMDHLAPLGPVYQAGTLSGNPLSVAAGLATLRLATPEVYASVDTAAARVADALGAALTAEGVVHVVPRAGSLFGVAFLPEVPLDYATALTQQSYRYAAFFHSMLDAGVSLPPSVFEAWFLTAAHDETALAQVLDALPAAAKAAAEALDPTLLAQ
- a CDS encoding uroporphyrinogen-III synthase — its product is MNEGHRHTPNPTTGSVPKPLSGRRVLVPRGGPWGDGVAARLRQLGAAPVIAPLINFAPTNDQATLDEALADLAAGAFDWLTLTSATTVDVLYAYKAVIPAKTRVAVVGETTAAAMQAVGYRVDLVPERDNSAQGMAEQMIDLESSPRTVLTLRSEIAKPVLTRLLIEAGHDVRSVVAYRTVGVPVSEKVAGDVHSGRINAILVTSGSVAEQVVEQFPEIPASTVIAAIGPRTAKDAKRAGLSVDVVAERQTVDALIEAVARFPVPTESTP
- a CDS encoding bestrophin-like domain; translation: MWLYDLPMSVGLPIFIVVVVGGSCGILLILRRWVSAVAPQGEEWDRVLSYAVGAYGVFYGVTLALIAAAAYGNFTEVDGVVLEESSTLAALYRTAALLPEPESSQVQQQINQYTRDVIDLDWPMQRRLEIPAETDANITAMQQSIAAVQPSSPAEILYVQQSLDQFHMLVENRRERIALTHLALPSVLWIVLAVGAVLNAILIGLIEVRNLRVHLLMSGMLALFVALLLYAIAGFDHAYAGPIAVTPEYFEDLLEGLFADEP
- the hemB gene encoding porphobilinogen synthase, translating into MSFPEHRPRRLRRTPAVRRLARETHLVPSQLVLPMFVREGITEPSPIGSMPGIVQHSLDSLRRAVAEAAEERIGGVMLFGVPETRDAVGSGADDPHGILNVATEAVVAEVGDALVVQTDLCLDEFTDHGHCGVLRQAQEPAAQAVVDNDATLERYTAMGLAQARAGSAMLGLSGMMDGQVGAVREALDAEGFTDTLILAYSAKYAGAFYGPFREAVDSQLKGDRRSYQLDPGNGREGVREALLDVEEGADIVMVKPALPYLDVLADVRASVDVPVWAYQVSGEYAMVEAAAAHGWIDRRGAIMESLLGIRRAGADAILTYWALEAARWLRAEL
- the hemC gene encoding hydroxymethylbilane synthase; this translates as MSAPLRLGTRRSALAMTQSQMVADAVSAASGRAVELVPIVSEGDVNRASLSQLGGRGVFANGLREALAADRCDFLVHSLKDLPTLQPEGLVIAATPAREDARDVVVTRDGTPLGALPPGSRVGTGSPRRIAQALRHSPRVDIHDIRGNVDSRLARVRDGELDAVILAAAGISRLGGDLGGLHAEELGLAEWPTAPGQGSLAVETRADIDPEILAALAQLDDEDTRVAVTAERTVLSALDAGCSAPVGTHAAIADGDLRVRAIVYALDGSRRIGIDRTVRLTPGYGGETGSGNGADAADDGGSMTRATRLGREAARRLLERGAADLVPRESTT